Genomic window (Aquimarina sp. BL5):
TTTCTATTTTGATTAAAAATCTACAATTTTAATAGAGAAATGTGTAAAATGTATGTTTTTCTATGGGAAAAAAAATGAAATAAAAGTAATTTTTGAACTTATTAACGATAAAAATCGCATTTTATCGAAAATGTTAATAAGTTTTGACAGATAATTATTGCGTAATTAAAGTAAGGGATTACCTTTGTACCAGGTTTTAAGAGTATGGTCTTACGATGAATTTTTTGTGTAATATATTTAAGTTGGTTAATAAATATTGTTATATTCTATTGTAAGACCTGATATTGGAAAGAGTCGCTGAGGAGCGACTCTTTTTTTTTTACTAATTTTTAGAAGTTATTTTTTTATCTGTTTAGCTCCCTCGATCACTTTTTGTTTTAACCCTTCTTTGTATATTAGAATTTTGTCCAATACACATTTGTCTGACGCGCCAATGATTTGAGCAGCAAGAATTCCAGCATTCAATGCGCCATCTAGTGCTACAGTAGCTACAGGCACACCGCCTGGCATTTGTAATATAGAAAGAACAGAATCCCAACCATCAATTGAGTTTCTCGATTTAACAGGAACTCCTATTACTGGTAAAGGTGATAAAGAAGCCACCATCCCAGGAAGATGAGCAGCTCCACCAGCTCCGGCGATAACTACCGATATTCCTCTGGTATGGGCATTCTTTCCGTAATCGAATAATTTTTCTGGCGTGCGATGTGCAGATACAATGTCAACATCAACTTCTATATCAAAGCCTTTTAGTATCTCAATTGCCTTTTCCATAACGGGCATATCGCTTGTACTACCCATGATAATTCCTACTTTACTCATTTGTCTGCTATTTCTTATTGTTAAAAGCTAGTTTTATATTTTAATCAGAGATATCGTAATACTTGATTTCTATTAGGTACTAACCAGTGATTACTTTAATAGTTTTCTTTACTTTTTCTGCAATTTTTCTTGCTTCAGCAATATCTTCGTGAACAATAGTTACATGTCCCATTTTTCTGAAAGGTCGAGTTTGCTTCTTGCCATAGATATGAGGAGTAACACCTTTCAGTTTCATAATAGTTTCCATGTTTTCATAAACAACATTTCCTGTATGTCCTTCAGCTCCTACAAGATTTACCATAATTCCGACAACTTTATTCTCAGTAGCACCAAGCGGTAAATCCAGTATGGCTCTTATATGTTGCTCGAATTGATTGGTGTAACTAGCCTCGATACTGTAATGACCACTGTTATGAGGTCTTGGAGCTACTTCGTTCACCAGAATATTATCATCTTTCGTTTGAAACATTTCTACAGCTAATATACCAACATGCGAAAAGGCTTTGGATACTCGTTCTGCAATTTCTCTTGCCCTTTCTGCAATTTTATCGTCAATTCTAGCCGGACAAATTACGTACTCTACCTGATTGGCTTCTGGATGAAACTCCATTTCTACCACAGGATACGTTTTTATCTCATTTGAGGGGTTACGAACAACGATTACTGCAAGTTCATTTTTAAAATCGACTAAGGTTTCCGCTATACATTCTGTATCAGGAAGTTTAGCGATATCCGCTCCGGTTCGTATAATAGAAACTCCTTTGCCGTCATACCCACCTTGGGTACTCTTCCATACAAAAGGAGGTTTTACTTTACCACTGGTAATACCTTCTGCCAAATGAGCTTTATTAGAAAACTGCATAAAATCGGCTGTTGGTATTTCTTGTTCTTTGTAGAAAAGTTTCTGTCTTCCTTTATTCTGAATTTTCTCTAAAGTTTTAGAATCAGGATATACTTTTTTCCCTTCTCGCTCTAATCGAGCTAAAGCCTTTATGTTAACGGTTTCAATTTCGAAAGTAAGTATATCTACTTTTTTTCCGAAGTTGTAAACGGTTTCATAATCCATGAGATCACCTTGTTGAAAGTGATCACAAGCTATTCTACAAGGGGCATCGGGGTTGGGATCTAGAACATAGGTTTGGATATCATATTTTCGGGTTTCGTAGAGCATCATTTTGCCTAATTGACCGCCACCCAGGATACCTAACTTAAAGTCTGACGAAAAATAGTTTGTCATTTTTTGGAGTATCTAATTTACCTTAGGCAACAAAAATAAATTTTTAATAAGTAAAAACCGCAATATTGGACAGTAAATGCAGTAGAGATCTATCATAAGTCTTGTTTGTAATCACTATCTTTGCCGCTTTAAAAACGAAACGGATACTGTGATAATCTTATAATACAATGATTACACTACACGACTTACAATTTAAACCCTTTATTGCTGAGGAAAAAATATCTAAAGCAATAGACAGACTATCTGACAATCTTAATGAAGATTTATCAGCTAAAAAACCTCTTTTTATCGGGGTGCTAAATGGTGCTTTTATGTTTGTATCCGAAGTACTGAAGCGGTTCAATCACGATTGCGAAGTAAGTTTTGTGAAACTAGCTTCTTACGAAGGGACAGAAACGACTGCTAAAGTCCAAGAGCTTATAGGACTAAAAGAAGATATATCAGGTAGAACTGTTGTTGTTCTTGAAGACATTGTGGACACCGGTAATACGATTGTGGAGTTGACAAAAATGCTTCAGAATAAAGGATGTAAAGAGGTAAGAATTGCAACTTTATTTTTTAAACCAGAAGCATATACCAAAGAAATTACTTTAGATTACATAGGGATAGAAATCCCAAATAGATTTATTGTAGGATACGGACTAGACTATGATGGCTTAGGTCGAAATCTTACAGATGTTTACCAATTAAAACAAAACAACATGACAAATTTAGTGTTATTCGGACCTCCAGGAGCAGGAAAAGGAACACAAGCAGAAGTTTTAAAACAAAAATATGATCTTGTACATATTTCCACAGGAGATGTATTTAGATATAACATAAAAAATGCGACTGAATTAGGAACATTAGCTAAATCATATATTGATAAAGGGCAATTGGTACCTGATGAGGTAACTATTAATATGCTAAACGCTGAGGTAGATAAAAATCCTGATGCTAAAGGTTTTATATTTGATGGTTTCCCAAGAACTGAAGCACAAGCAGAATCATTAGCAGAATTCTTATCTTCTAAAGGAACAGAAGTAAGTGCTATGGTTGCTCTAGAAGTAGATGATGAGGTATTGGTAGGACGTTTATTGGAGAGAGGTAAAACATCTGGTCGTCCTGATGACGCAGATGAAGGAGTGATTCGCAATCGAATCAAAGTATATTACGATGAAACTGCAATTCTAAAAAACTATTATCAGAAGCAAGATAAGTACTTTGGAGTTGATGGAGTAGGTGATATCGCAGAGATTACTGAACGTTTAAGTACGGTAATAGATAAATTATAGTTACTATTCGGGTGGTATGAAAACTTCACTCGAGATTGTAAAAGGATTAAATTGAAAAGATTCTGGTTTAAGCCTGAATAAGATGTAAAGTATTATGACAGAAGGGAATTTTGTAGATTATGTAAAGTTGCACGTTACCTCAGGAAATGGTGGTAAAGGATCTGTACATTTACATAGAGAAAAATATATTACCAAAGGAGGTCCTGATGGAGGTGATGGTGGTCGTGGAGGTCACGTTATTGTTAGAGGTAATCCAAATATGTGGACATTACTACATCTTAAGTTCAAACGTCACTTTAGAGCAGAACATGGAGGGCACGGAAGTAAAAGTAGAAGTAGTGGTGCAGATGGAGCAGATGTATATGTGGATGTTCCTTTAGGAACTGTAATTCGAGATACTGAAACTCAGGAAATTCTTCATGAAATTACAGAAGAAGGACAACAAATCGTACTTGCAGAAGGTGGAAAAGGTGGACGTGGAAACTGGCATTTTAAAAATTCAGTAAACCAAACACCACGATATGCACAACCAGGGATAGAAGGTCAGGAATTTGATATCACACTGGAACTTAAAATATTGGCAGATGTAGGTTTGGTAGGTTTTCCTAATGCCGGAAAATCTACCTTACTATCTGTAATTACTTCTGCAAAACCAAAAATTGCAGACTATGAGTTTACAACGCTTAAACCTAATTTAGGGATTGTAGAGTATAGAGATTTTCAAACTTTTGTGATGGCAGATATCCCTGGTATTATTGAGGGAGCTGCAGAAGGTAAGGGTATTGGTCATCGTTTCCTTAGACATATAGAACGTAACTCTACATTACTCTTTTTAATTCCTGCAGATGCTCCGGATATTAAGGAGCAATACGAGA
Coding sequences:
- a CDS encoding 5-(carboxyamino)imidazole ribonucleotide synthase, coding for MTNYFSSDFKLGILGGGQLGKMMLYETRKYDIQTYVLDPNPDAPCRIACDHFQQGDLMDYETVYNFGKKVDILTFEIETVNIKALARLEREGKKVYPDSKTLEKIQNKGRQKLFYKEQEIPTADFMQFSNKAHLAEGITSGKVKPPFVWKSTQGGYDGKGVSIIRTGADIAKLPDTECIAETLVDFKNELAVIVVRNPSNEIKTYPVVEMEFHPEANQVEYVICPARIDDKIAERAREIAERVSKAFSHVGILAVEMFQTKDDNILVNEVAPRPHNSGHYSIEASYTNQFEQHIRAILDLPLGATENKVVGIMVNLVGAEGHTGNVVYENMETIMKLKGVTPHIYGKKQTRPFRKMGHVTIVHEDIAEARKIAEKVKKTIKVITG
- the obgE gene encoding GTPase ObgE, producing MTEGNFVDYVKLHVTSGNGGKGSVHLHREKYITKGGPDGGDGGRGGHVIVRGNPNMWTLLHLKFKRHFRAEHGGHGSKSRSSGADGADVYVDVPLGTVIRDTETQEILHEITEEGQQIVLAEGGKGGRGNWHFKNSVNQTPRYAQPGIEGQEFDITLELKILADVGLVGFPNAGKSTLLSVITSAKPKIADYEFTTLKPNLGIVEYRDFQTFVMADIPGIIEGAAEGKGIGHRFLRHIERNSTLLFLIPADAPDIKEQYEILLDELRRYNPDLLDKERLIAISKCDMLDDELKEELKSELDTQLNAPYLFISSVAQQGLQELKDKLWKMLND
- a CDS encoding adenylate kinase, with protein sequence MITLHDLQFKPFIAEEKISKAIDRLSDNLNEDLSAKKPLFIGVLNGAFMFVSEVLKRFNHDCEVSFVKLASYEGTETTAKVQELIGLKEDISGRTVVVLEDIVDTGNTIVELTKMLQNKGCKEVRIATLFFKPEAYTKEITLDYIGIEIPNRFIVGYGLDYDGLGRNLTDVYQLKQNNMTNLVLFGPPGAGKGTQAEVLKQKYDLVHISTGDVFRYNIKNATELGTLAKSYIDKGQLVPDEVTINMLNAEVDKNPDAKGFIFDGFPRTEAQAESLAEFLSSKGTEVSAMVALEVDDEVLVGRLLERGKTSGRPDDADEGVIRNRIKVYYDETAILKNYYQKQDKYFGVDGVGDIAEITERLSTVIDKL
- the purE gene encoding 5-(carboxyamino)imidazole ribonucleotide mutase — translated: MSKVGIIMGSTSDMPVMEKAIEILKGFDIEVDVDIVSAHRTPEKLFDYGKNAHTRGISVVIAGAGGAAHLPGMVASLSPLPVIGVPVKSRNSIDGWDSVLSILQMPGGVPVATVALDGALNAGILAAQIIGASDKCVLDKILIYKEGLKQKVIEGAKQIKK